Proteins from one Eubalaena glacialis isolate mEubGla1 chromosome 8, mEubGla1.1.hap2.+ XY, whole genome shotgun sequence genomic window:
- the TMEM106B gene encoding transmembrane protein 106B: MGKSFSHLPLHSNKEDAYDGVTSTENMRNGLVNSEVHNEDGRSGDVSQFPYVEFTGRDSVTCPTCQGTGRIPRGQENQLVALIPYSDQRLRPRRTKLYVMASVFVCLLLSGLAVFFLFPRSIDVKYIGVKSAYVSYDIQKRTIYLNITNTLNITNNNYYSVEVENITAQVQFSKTVIGKARLNNITNIGPLDMKQIDYTVPTIIAEEMSYMFDFCTLISIKVHNIVLMMQVTVTTTYFGHSEQISQERYQYVDCGRNTTYQLGQSEYLNVLQPQQ, translated from the exons atGGGAAAGTCTTTTTCTCATTTGCCCTTACATTCAAATAAAGAAGATGCTTATGATGGAGTCACATCAACTGAAAATATGAGGAATGGACTGGTTAATAGTGAAGTCCATAATGAAGATGGAAGAAGTGGAGATGTCTCTCAGTTTCCATATGTGGAATTTACAGGAAGAGATAGTGTCACTTGCCCCACTTGTCAAGGAACAGGAAGAATTCCTAGGG GACAAGAAAACCAACTGGTGGCATTAATTCCATACAGTGATCAGAGATTAAGGCCAAGAAGAAC aaaacTGTATGTGATGGCTTCTGTGTTTGTCTGTCTGCTTCTTTCTGGACTGgctgtgtttttccttttccctcgCTCTATCGACGTGAAATACATTGGTGTAAAATCGGCATACGTCAGTTATGATATTCAAAAGCgtacaatatatttaaatatcacg aaCACACTAAATATAACGAACAATAACTATTATTCTGTTGAAGTTGAAAACATCACTGCACAAGTTCAGTTTTCAAAAACAGTTATTGGAAAGGCACGCTTAAACAACATTACCAATATTGGTCCACTGGATATGAAACAG ATTGATTATACAGTACCTACTATCATAGCAGAGGAAATGAGTTATATGTT tgaTTTCTGTACACTGATATCCATTAAAGTGCATAACATAGTACTCATGATGCA agttaCTGTAACAACAACTTACTTTGGACACTCAGAACAGATATCCCAGGAGAGGTACCAGTACGTTGATTGTGGAAGGAACACAACTTATCAGTTGGGGCAGTCTGAATATCTAAATGTACTTCAGCCACAACAGTGA